The Daphnia pulex isolate KAP4 chromosome 7, ASM2113471v1 genome includes the window GTTTAGATTGCTATGTTATTTGTCTCTTTGACGGCCTTTGTTTTAATGGCCTCTGCTCAGCTACCCACCACCTGGACCAACCCCTATTATTTCTACTCCAACATCAACACTCCACCAATCGTGGCTCTCCAAAAGATCTCGACCGACGAGACGGAAATCAATTCGTAAACATTCACTAATTACGACGATCACAGTATCCAAAACACATTAAGCTCTCACGTCGTACTCTTAACAGCATGCCTGAGAGATCTCAAAAGTAAGTTGTACATTTTAAGTGggaaggaaatcaaatttaaagttttaattttcagcTACAAAATCCGATTTGTCTGAAACGCACACTACCGTCGAAAGCGTAAAGAAGGAAttgaaaagtaatttttacTTCTGCAAGACAattaataagagaaaattcgaCTACATCTTTCGATTTTTGTACCCGCTATGAATCGATTTACAGATACGAAAGATGATTTAACAAACACTAGGCAACGCTTAGACGAAACGCATGCTACTGTCGaaggtttaaaaaatgagttgAAAGGTAAAATACCATATTGcatacatttgaaaataaagacaaCGCAACTTTCGTCATAATTCGATAATTTCTCAGGATATTCCCAACTTCTTGCTACTGTTATGGCCACATTCGAAACCTTGAAAAATGAGATGAACAGTACGATTCATAATTTTAGTTGAACATATCGTTTCAGGaagatacattttttaattaggcTACTTTTTGATTTCCATCCACAGACAGCGCTGCTTCTAGCATCGGTCGAATGCCCAAATCTTGTGACGATCTGCATAAAATTGGACACCGGAAAAGCGGATTTTTTACAGTCATGGGCAACAAAACGGTTGACAACGTCTACTGTGATTTCACGAAGCCAACCACCGATGCAGGtacagaataaaaatttaatacttttttattcccaagtaaaaatttgtagcctaatttgttgttgatttttatgTCGGTtaggttttcaaaaaatgattggCTACTTTGACGTTAAAACGTCACCCATTCATTTTTACGCCCAAAGACGGACATCCTACGGGGCTGTTAATACCGCTATTCCATTCGAAATACTGAAACTGAACTTGGGAAATGCAATGAGTACTTCCGGAATATTTGTCGCTCCTAAATCCGGCAAATACTCATTTGCTTTATCTGGCATTAGTGAAGGAAATGCCCTAGCCCGAATCCAATTGCAAGTCAAGACTGCCACAGCGGATTGGACAAAGGTTGGAACAGCGTTCGCAGAAGTCACACTATATCAAACATTTTCGCTTCAATCCACCCTGGAGCTTGTCAAAGGCAATCAAATTCGACTTCTCTTACTAGAAGGAGTACTTTGTGATAATGATTTGCTCTATACTCATTTTGTTGGCCGGCTACTCGAAGAAGATATCGAACAATAAGTTCAGAAATATCATAAATAGAATGGGTTTTGATATTGCAAGACAGCCCACACCCACTGTTTAGTGTTTTTCCACAAAAATCACCTgggttaattttttattgactttaATATCTAGCTACTGTAGTCTACCTTTCCTCAGTACCTAACACTATACACctgttgaataataaaagttCTTGGATTcggaattataaaaaattgcaaaaagaTGTCACAATTGTTACTCATTGATAACAGAACGCCAGCAGATATCATAATCTACTGTTAGAAGAAACGCACCAGCCAAaagtttgatttaaaaaaaaattgccagtCAGAAATTTCTATTACCCAAAGACCCCGTGCCCTTGTACAGTGTACTACTAGCTTTTACTACCCCAGCACATTTTCGATACATTTTAATCgctcaatcaatcaaaaacaaattgtggcAGCGATTTCTTCCCAAATAGCACACGgcttaaaaaagagaattctgATAAAATCGAAACGCGAAGTTCCGAGTATTTTGGATCCTTACGATCAGAGGCGGAACCAAAGGAGAATCAAAGTTGTGTGTTTCAAGAGTCACGACACAATCCCAAACGATCTTGAAgcaataaaaatgagaaagaccTACTTTTAACCAATATCGGTGTTAGACTTACTTTGAGATGATCTGGGAAGTTGTGTGCTTGATGAGTGGAAGGTGATGTGAGGCGGACCAGTGACATCCTacgataaataataaaaggacaACCATTTTATTAGCTGCATTTTCTCAAGAATATTGTaggagtgaaaaaaaaaacaaatatttgataacTATAAAAGCAAAATCTGAAGGGGTCGTTCGAGCACCTTTAGACAGATGTCAAGATAATGTCAATAAAAAGACTCAATCTGGATCGATTCACGATCCTATTTCTAAACAGTTCTATCAATAAACGAAATAGCTAACGCGGCAATCAGTTCGAAAAATACGTCTGAGACCCAGTCTCAGCGGAAGTACAAATTatcggttattattattatttataaaatgaattgttatgaaataataattaattattcaagCATCTTCCTGTCAAAACAAAAGCGTCCCAGCCAGCAGGAAAAGGATTGTTGTACGTAGATTACCACCATTCTGCTGGCAACAGCTATTTGGCGCTATAGCTATAGATAatgcaaaatgttgatttaGACGACACCTTAGGTTTGTGAAAAAAC containing:
- the LOC124196565 gene encoding uncharacterized protein LOC124196565, producing the protein MATFETLKNEMNNSAASSIGRMPKSCDDLHKIGHRKSGFFTVMGNKTVDNVYCDFTKPTTDAGFQKMIGYFDVKTSPIHFYAQRRTSYGAVNTAIPFEILKLNLGNAMSTSGIFVAPKSGKYSFALSGISEGNALARIQLQVKTATADWTKVGTAFAEVTLYQTFSLQSTLELVKGNQIRLLLLEGVLCDNDLLYTHFVGRLLEEDIEQ